From the genome of Alkalimarinus coralli:
ACCGATTGAGCGAAAATCTATCAGCATGGTGTTGATGGCTATGTAGTCCAGGCCTGCCTTTTTGGGGCTGTCATCGGCTTCCGCTGCGGCTAGGTTTAGTGATAAAAGCGAAAATAGGGCAAGGGTACGAGCTAGAAACTTCATTATTAGTTGGAATCCCATGTTAAGTAGATAGTATCTATAACTGGCGTACATGTTTAGGTGTAGATGTATCACCGAAGCTAATGATTTATTTGTATATTTATGATGCTGAATTGTGCCGCATTAGGATAAGGCAATTCGCTGAATAGTGTCACAAATTATTGAAGTTTCGTATATATTTGTTACTAATATTGGTTAATATGTACAAGGTTCGCTGAGTGTCAGGCCGATAGCGCTCTAAAGATTTGAAATAGTCAAACTAGTAAGGCGTGTAAATAGTAAGACATATAAAGCTGATTTCGAAGCGGTATGCCACAACACGGTGTGTTGAGTTGTACTAGGGATGTTAGTTGTAATAGGGATGTTAATTGTCGTATGGATGTATGGGGTAGTGCTATGGAAACATGGAGCAATAAGCAGGTATTTGAAAAACTGGGGGAAGCGCTTTTTGAAGCACAGTCACTCGAAGCGGTATTGGTTAACCTGTTTGCAGGTGTTGCTCATGAGTGCCATGAGGTGGACTGGCGGCCTGGACTCCAGGCTCTTCTGGATGACAGGGAGTCAAACCAGATTTTGAAAAAACTGGAATCGTTATTTCTGCAGTTGGACTTGCCACCCTATCTAATGCCTGTGCTGCATCAAGCACTGATTGACCGTAACTGGTTGTTGCATCACTTTTATTTTGATTTTGGACGGTCTCTCTTTGGTGGAAGTGGCGCTGAGCAAGCGGTGAACATTTTGGAAGAAAAAATGGCGTTTGTTGCTCAGTTGGTGGTCAACTTGAATGAGCTGTTAATTGATCGACAGCTAAATGAAGACAGTACGCATGACGTTATCAATAATCGACTTGTAAGAACTGTCGATGCTTACCTGGGAAGAAGGGAGTTTTTGTAGCAATTTAAATTGAACGTCACTCCTTTGGAGCATCGGTCTTATTGGTCTTGCTAAATAAGGCCGTCTTCACGAGCCATTATTAGCAGAGAGAGCACATTGTGTTCAGCCTGCTCAGTGTTGAAATTATTGTCCTGAATGATCTGGTTTTTGTTGTCTATAATTTCCTCAAAGCTTTTGTTGGTGAATAGGCTTGTTACAGGAGTAAGCTCAAAAGTGGGCTCTTCGTCAAACGTTTCGTATAGCTTCTCGAGTAACTCGGTATCATAGTCAATGCCATCTATATAGACGGGAATTCCATCCAGATCGCCATTCATTTCTCTGATAATATCAATACCGGATACGCCATTATCATATAAATGCTGAAGGGTTTCCTCAGGCAGGGTTGAGTTATGGGGGCTCCAATCATCGTCAGGCATTACGAGCACATTTTTGATTTGTCCATCAGGAAGAGACCATGCGATACAGATTGGGAAGCAATCTTCATCGTAGCTGCTGCTTTCGATGTCTAAAAACTGTGGCTGGCGGTTGAGTGCGTTGCTGGACATGTTTAGTTGTGCTGCCTATTCCTGCTGTGAGTGCTGGTCGGGGATTATACTGGTCAATTGTTGAATGTCGAGTACGCAACCCCTCCAGTTGGCGTGTTTTCACTGCAATAGGCCGAGAATACTGTTAGATTTAGGGGATTTACGTTACTCTCTGGGGAAAGCCGTGCAGTTAATGTATATGAGTCGAGGAAGCAATGCAGTTAGATTTTTTTAATCAAGGGTTAATGTCGTTTTTGCAACATTCGCCAACACCTTTTCACGCAGTCTCTAACATGGAGTCAGAGCTTATAAAGGCTGGCTTTATTTCACTTGATGAGTCCGCGGAGTGGACATTCAAAGCCAATGGTCGCTATTTTGTTACTCGCAATGGCTCTTCACTCATCGCCTTTACTGTAGGGGCTGAACCAGAAGATGGTGTTCGCATGGTTGGCGCTCACACAGATAGCCCGTGCCTTAAAGTAAAACCTACCCCTGAGGTTAAGCAGAAAGGTTTTTTCCAATTGGGTGTAGAAGTTTATGGTGGTGCCTTGCTTAATCCATGGTTTGATCGTGACCTATCTATTGCTGGTAGAGTTACGTTCGTTGATACGGAGGGCAGGTTGGCAAGTGGGTTGGTGGATTTTAAGAGGCCGGTTGCGGTTATTCCCAGCTTAGCGATTCATCTTGATAGAGAAGCCAATAACAATCGAACGATTAACGCGCAAAAGGATTTACCGGTCATTCTGACTCAGCTGGGAGAGAATGAAGATATTTCGTTTCGGGAAATACTCAAATCAGAATTGCAGAAGGCCTATGCAGGTGCAGCCGTTAAAAAAGTGTTGGATTATGACTTGTGTCTGTATGATGTTCAGCCCCCATCCTATCTCGGTCTTAACAGTGAGTTTATTGCCTCTGCGCGACTCGATAATTTGCTCAGCTGTTATGTGGGCTTATCCAGCCTGTTGAATGCTGCTAATGATGGTGAGAATGGGTTGCCAACAACGATGCTTGTGTGCAGTGATCACGAGGAGGTTGGTAGTCAGTCCGCAGAAGGTGCTCAAGGCCCGTTTTTGATGAATGTGTTGGAGCGCATTTACCCTGACTCGCAGCAAAGAGCGAAAGTGATCAATGCATCAATGATGATATCTGCTGATAACGCGCACGGGGTGCACCCTAACTTTTCTGATAAACACGACAATAATCACGGGCCGCTAATCAATGAGGGGCCGGTTATTAAAATTAACGCTAACCAGCGATATGCTACCAACAGTGAGACGAGCTCATTATATAGGCATTTGAGCGAAAAGCTTGCATTGCCATATCAGAGTTTTGTTGTGAGGAGCGATATGGCGTGCGGTAGCACAATTGGCCCTATTACGGCGGGCAATATTGGTGTAAGGACGCTGGATATTGGAGTGCCTCAATTTGCAATGCACTCCATAAGAGAGATGATTGGAAGTAAGGATGCGTTTACGCTTTATAAGGTGCTCGCCCAGTTTTTTGCGGAAAAAAGTCTTAAGGTTGATCGTATATAACTATTGAAGGGAGGCTGACAGGGTGACTGTCGGTCTTCAGCTCAGTTTAAGTCGGCGGTTTGGGATTTTAGATAAATAGTGGTCGGGGTAGAGAGATTCGAACTCCCGACATCCTGCTCCCAAAGCAGGCGCGCTACCAGACTGCGCTATACCCCGAGGTACTATAGTAAGCAATAGTAAACGTACTAATAGTGTTTTATGCTGAATACTAGCAAGAAATTTCTTTAGAGTTGAAGTCAAAAATTGACATCAATAAAGAATTGGCTCCTCGAGCTGGGCTCGAACCAGCGACCCACGGATTAACAGTCCGTTGCTCTACCAACTGAGCTATCGAGGAACAAATCAGTTGAGGCGCGAATAATATAGATAAGCTTAATTATCGTCAACTGCAAATCGTTAAAAATATGAAAATTTATCTGAAGCGTATTTCGGCTTGTATCATCCTCAGTTTTTCTGTGAAGAGCCCCGATTAGCAGTTTTAGAATATTCATCCATACTTTAAGAGGTCATAACTGCGTTCGGCACGTTCAATTTTTCGGAGAGATCATTAAGGAGGACGTTGTGGGTGTATCCAAGATATTAGTCGTCATAGATCCAAAGAGAGATAATCGAATACTTCTTGAACGTTCCCGTCGACTAGCGATAATTTACGATGCGTCAGTTGAGCTTTATATTGCGGCTTATAGTTCTGCGATTGAAGGAAGCCACTGGTTTGATAAAGAAGGTTTGAATTCGGCGCATGCAGGGTATATTCACGCTAAACAGGCGTGGTTAGCCAATCTTGTAGAGTCCCTTGAGGCTGAAGGTGTCAAGGCCACAGGTTACGTTGAGTGGGCAAAACCGCTACACCGTGCAGTGCTTGAAAGAGCGGATTGCACAGATACCAGCTTGATTCTAAAGCAAGCAGATCACCACTCTGTAATGGTTAAAGCACTGTTTACCAATACGGATTGGCACTTGATACGGGAAAGCAAGACACCACTTTTGTTTGTGCACGAGAATGAATGGGGGAGTCATTTAAGTGTTGCAGCAGCCGTTGACCCACTCCATATACATTCTAAACCTGAAGACCTGGATGATAAGCTATTACAGTCGGCGCATGACTTAGCGTGTAAACTACCGGCAGAGCTTCATGTTGTTCATGTTTATGAGCCGATTCCAACTGGCGCTATTGCAGAGTTTGACGCAGTGATTGCAGACTATGAGTTTTATCGAGAAAAAGTCAGGAGTCGGCATCGTGAAAGTCTGGATGAGCTGCTGAAAAGAAATGTAGAGTCAACAACGATTGTTCATTTTGAAGAAGGCATTCCTGAAAGAGTGCTTCCTCATGTCGTCAATGAGTCGGGTATCGATATAATTGTAATGGGGGCTGTTTCGCGGAGTGGTTTGGATAAAATTTTTATCGGCAGCACAGCTGAAAGAGTTCTAGACAATTTAATGTGTGATATCTTGATTTTGAAATAACATGAGACGAATACATATTC
Proteins encoded in this window:
- a CDS encoding M18 family aminopeptidase, with the protein product MQLDFFNQGLMSFLQHSPTPFHAVSNMESELIKAGFISLDESAEWTFKANGRYFVTRNGSSLIAFTVGAEPEDGVRMVGAHTDSPCLKVKPTPEVKQKGFFQLGVEVYGGALLNPWFDRDLSIAGRVTFVDTEGRLASGLVDFKRPVAVIPSLAIHLDREANNNRTINAQKDLPVILTQLGENEDISFREILKSELQKAYAGAAVKKVLDYDLCLYDVQPPSYLGLNSEFIASARLDNLLSCYVGLSSLLNAANDGENGLPTTMLVCSDHEEVGSQSAEGAQGPFLMNVLERIYPDSQQRAKVINASMMISADNAHGVHPNFSDKHDNNHGPLINEGPVIKINANQRYATNSETSSLYRHLSEKLALPYQSFVVRSDMACGSTIGPITAGNIGVRTLDIGVPQFAMHSIREMIGSKDAFTLYKVLAQFFAEKSLKVDRI
- a CDS encoding universal stress protein, giving the protein MGVSKILVVIDPKRDNRILLERSRRLAIIYDASVELYIAAYSSAIEGSHWFDKEGLNSAHAGYIHAKQAWLANLVESLEAEGVKATGYVEWAKPLHRAVLERADCTDTSLILKQADHHSVMVKALFTNTDWHLIRESKTPLLFVHENEWGSHLSVAAAVDPLHIHSKPEDLDDKLLQSAHDLACKLPAELHVVHVYEPIPTGAIAEFDAVIADYEFYREKVRSRHRESLDELLKRNVESTTIVHFEEGIPERVLPHVVNESGIDIIVMGAVSRSGLDKIFIGSTAERVLDNLMCDILILK